One segment of Piscirickettsia litoralis DNA contains the following:
- a CDS encoding type II toxin-antitoxin system RelE/ParE family toxin — protein sequence MKIQLTTRFRKAAKKLPTSLKKELEKAINVVCKEPDIGEVKKGDLGGVRVYKFKMQKQLTLLAYVYDKDKDEIIITFVTFGSHENFYTEVKKYVN from the coding sequence ATGAAGATCCAGTTAACCACTCGATTTAGAAAAGCAGCAAAAAAATTACCAACATCATTAAAAAAAGAGCTAGAAAAGGCAATTAATGTTGTTTGTAAGGAACCAGATATCGGAGAGGTAAAAAAGGGTGATCTTGGTGGAGTGAGAGTTTATAAATTTAAAATGCAAAAGCAACTCACCCTTTTAGCATATGTTTATGATAAAGATAAAGATGAAATTATTATCACTTTTGTCACATTTGGAAGTCATGAAAATTTTTACACCGAAGTAAAAAAATACGTGAACTAG
- a CDS encoding TA system antitoxin ParD family protein produces MAQAVSLDQELVNDAKAHSSVFHRSLAKQIEHWARVGQVAEDNPDLPYSMIREIMLGLEDVRSGNVEEYTGSL; encoded by the coding sequence ATGGCACAAGCAGTTAGTTTAGACCAGGAGCTTGTTAATGATGCGAAAGCGCATAGCAGCGTATTCCATCGTTCATTAGCAAAGCAAATTGAACATTGGGCGAGAGTTGGACAGGTGGCCGAAGATAACCCTGACTTACCTTATAGTATGATTCGTGAAATCATGCTGGGATTAGAGGATGTGAGATCTGGTAATGTAGAGGAATATACAGGTTCACTATGA
- the vapC gene encoding type II toxin-antitoxin system tRNA(fMet)-specific endonuclease VapC: MLYMLDTNICIYLIKQKPRSYYERLMDVEKSHHKIAISSIVLSELQFGIARSQHQRKNQEAVNTLVNKLEVLSYEEKAAKYYGDLRADLQRKGTVIGGNDMIIAAHALSEKAVLVTHNTKEFERVEHLELEDWAS, from the coding sequence ATGCTCTACATGTTGGATACGAATATTTGTATTTATTTGATTAAGCAAAAACCACGCTCTTATTATGAGCGCTTAATGGATGTAGAAAAATCTCACCATAAGATAGCGATCTCATCCATTGTTTTATCTGAGCTACAGTTTGGCATTGCTCGAAGCCAACACCAACGTAAAAACCAGGAAGCAGTTAATACTTTGGTTAATAAGTTAGAAGTTTTGTCTTATGAAGAAAAAGCGGCTAAATATTACGGTGACTTAAGGGCTGACCTGCAAAGAAAGGGGACTGTAATTGGTGGAAATGATATGATTATTGCTGCCCATGCCCTTTCAGAAAAAGCTGTTTTAGTTACACACAATACTAAAGAGTTTGAGCGAGTTGAGCATTTAGAGCTTGAAGATTGGGCGAGTTAA
- a CDS encoding AbrB/MazE/SpoVT family DNA-binding domain-containing protein: MAKSRIFKSGNSQAVRLPKEMRLDGDEVIIHRLGDALLIQPVYETWLDVYNHMPDVSDDFMEERQDIQAQERDWF, translated from the coding sequence ATGGCAAAGTCACGAATTTTTAAAAGCGGTAACTCTCAAGCTGTCCGTTTACCCAAAGAGATGCGGTTGGATGGTGATGAGGTGATTATTCATCGACTTGGGGATGCTTTATTAATTCAGCCTGTTTATGAAACGTGGCTGGATGTTTACAATCACATGCCCGATGTGTCAGATGACTTTATGGAAGAGCGCCAAGATATACAAGCACAAGAACGCGACTGGTTTTAG
- a CDS encoding substrate-binding periplasmic protein → MKLFKQLAIMLGIVSLTSTSSFAIQKVKIMTENYPPYNYPGEDKKPEGFAVDLLKKVLKTINAPQSESDIKVLPWPRAYSFVQKPGEKNMLFSMTRTEEREALFKWVGPITKTKIAVFATKDSQVSISNASELKQYKFAVVRGGISSILLGSSGVPSSNIKAVNKFDLIPRMIDRKRADLFVYEQNSAVDTMKRAGMDPSKYKSIFVLKEGELYYAFNLSVNEETIKAYQDGLDKVKQDSEFMNKITDQFLK, encoded by the coding sequence ATGAAATTATTCAAGCAATTAGCTATTATGCTGGGTATAGTGTCGCTGACTAGTACTAGTAGTTTTGCAATTCAGAAAGTTAAGATTATGACCGAAAACTACCCTCCTTATAATTATCCAGGAGAGGATAAAAAGCCTGAAGGGTTTGCAGTTGATTTGCTGAAAAAAGTTTTAAAAACAATCAATGCGCCTCAAAGTGAATCTGACATTAAAGTTTTGCCTTGGCCACGTGCTTACTCGTTTGTACAAAAGCCTGGGGAGAAAAATATGCTGTTCTCGATGACACGAACCGAAGAGCGTGAGGCTTTGTTTAAATGGGTTGGTCCTATCACTAAAACTAAGATTGCTGTTTTTGCCACGAAAGATAGCCAAGTTTCTATCAGCAATGCAAGTGAGTTAAAACAATATAAATTTGCTGTGGTGCGTGGTGGGATTAGTTCTATTCTCCTTGGTAGTAGTGGCGTGCCATCTTCTAATATTAAAGCGGTTAATAAGTTTGATTTAATACCGCGGATGATTGATAGAAAGAGAGCGGACTTGTTTGTATATGAGCAAAACAGTGCGGTTGATACGATGAAAAGAGCAGGTATGGATCCGAGCAAATATAAATCAATTTTTGTTTTGAAAGAAGGTGAGCTTTATTATGCGTTTAATCTTTCAGTCAATGAAGAAACGATTAAAGCGTATCAGGATGGGTTAGATAAAGTGAAACAAGATAGTGAGTTTATGAATAAAATTACTGATCAATTTTTAAAATAA
- a CDS encoding type II toxin-antitoxin system Phd/YefM family antitoxin: MKSFKSTEVQSNFGAISVDAIRQPVVIKKYNQPQLVLMAYDDFLEMKERIEYLESMKEEA; the protein is encoded by the coding sequence ATGAAGTCATTTAAATCAACAGAGGTTCAATCTAACTTTGGCGCAATCTCTGTAGATGCAATCAGACAACCTGTTGTTATAAAAAAATACAATCAGCCGCAGCTTGTTCTTATGGCATATGACGACTTTTTAGAAATGAAGGAAAGAATTGAATATTTAGAATCCATGAAAGAGGAAGCTTAA